In Palaeococcus ferrophilus DSM 13482, the genomic window GCTAACGCCAAAGGCGCTCGCCCTCAACCAGGTTCCCATAAAGGCCATCCTGGCGACGCTCTACAACGAGAGGAGAATCGAGGCCGTTGTTGAGGGGGGCATCAAGTGGCGCCTTAGAAGGGACTAAAAGTAGCCGTCGGCGTAGTCCTCCGGATAGCAAAGGTAGCGGTAGGGGCAGAAGCGGCACATGAAGTTGTCCCAGCCCTTCGGGGGCTTATCCTTTTCGTAGGCCTTCTTTATTTTGTAGAACTCTCGGAGAGTCTCGTGGAAGAGCTTCTTGTCGTAGGGCACCTCGAAAGCCCTTATGCCGACGCCCTCCACCAGGGGAAACTTCGAGAAGTCCGCCTTCTGGAGCCTCTTATCCTCGTTCCCGAGGCGGATGTAGTAGAGGTAGCCCCACTCCGCGTTCGCCCACCGCATGTAGATGTTGAGCTGGGCCAGATGGTAGTCGTAGGGCTCTCTGGGGACGCTCGTCTTGCCCTTGATTTCGATGGGGTGCTCCCTGAAAGCGTCAATCCTTCCGTGGATTTCAAAGCCGAGCCGCGGGGCCTTCAGGACCATGTGCTTCTCAAGCTCGTAGCTGTAGCGCCTCCTGAGGACTTCGCCAAAGATTTTGTGGACCTTAATGCCCTGCTGGAGCCTAACCTTGACGTTCGCTGGCCACCTCGGCGGATAGCCCTTGAGGCGGTAGTAAACCCTTCGGGGACACATGAGGGCCTCGCTCGCGTAGAATTCAATGAGTTCATCCATGCCCATCACTCCGGCGGTGGAAATAGTTGGGGGCGGGGGGTAAAAAGCTTTTTGCCCTCAAAGCCGCTCCAGTGAGACGCTCACCTTCCCCCCTTTGAGCTCAACGGTGGCGTAGTAACCCCTGAACAGCGGGCCCGGGTTCACAACGACCGTCTTTCCAATGCTGTCCACGGCCCTTGCCTCGTGGATGTGGCCGCAGAGAACGAGCGGCGGCTGGCGCTCCTTGATGAAATCCCTGACACCTTTGCTCCCCACGTGCCTCCCGGAGTAAATTCTGTCCGCTTTGGTGCCGTAGGGGGGAGTGTGGAGGAGCAGAACATCCCCGTCTCTGTAGTTCCTCGAGAGGCTTTCGAGTATCGCCCCATCGTCGAACTCCCAGATCGTGGAGAAGGGGGTTATGTTGGAGCCCCCGAAGCCCACTATCCCCACTCCACCAAGTTCGACGCGCCTATCGTGAACGCTTATCCCCCTCTCCTCGAGGAGGTCAAGGACGTCCCTCCCGTCGCAGTTGCCCATTATCGCCAGCATCGGTTTACCAAGCTCCTCGAACGCGTTTAGGACTTTCTCGGCGCTCTCGCGCCCCCTGAAGTGGGTTATGTCCCCCGCTATCAGGAGGGCATCGAACTCCTCGCCCATGAGACGCTCAACAAGCCTCTCCGCCTTCCCAACGTTGCCGTGCACGTCGCTGACCACCACGAACCTCACGGCCCTCACCTCAGAAGAGG contains:
- the cas4 gene encoding CRISPR-associated protein Cas4, with amino-acid sequence MDELIEFYASEALMCPRRVYYRLKGYPPRWPANVKVRLQQGIKVHKIFGEVLRRRYSYELEKHMVLKAPRLGFEIHGRIDAFREHPIEIKGKTSVPREPYDYHLAQLNIYMRWANAEWGYLYYIRLGNEDKRLQKADFSKFPLVEGVGIRAFEVPYDKKLFHETLREFYKIKKAYEKDKPPKGWDNFMCRFCPYRYLCYPEDYADGYF
- a CDS encoding metallophosphoesterase, giving the protein MRFVVVSDVHGNVGKAERLVERLMGEEFDALLIAGDITHFRGRESAEKVLNAFEELGKPMLAIMGNCDGRDVLDLLEERGISVHDRRVELGGVGIVGFGGSNITPFSTIWEFDDGAILESLSRNYRDGDVLLLHTPPYGTKADRIYSGRHVGSKGVRDFIKERQPPLVLCGHIHEARAVDSIGKTVVVNPGPLFRGYYATVELKGGKVSVSLERL